CCTCGCCGATCTTCTTGCCCACGACCTTGAGCGCGTTGGTCAGGGCGGCGAGGATGACCGTGGCCGTGCCCTGCTGGTCGTCGTGGAAGACGCAGATCTCGGCCTCCGCGCGGAGCCTGTCGAGGATGTCGAAGCACTTGGGATGGGAGATGTCCTCGAGGTTGACCCCCCCGAAAGCCGGCTGCATGAGCAGGACCGTCCGGATGATCTCCTCGGGGTCCTTCGTGTCCAGCGTGATGGGGACGGCGTCCACTCCGCCCAGGTACTTGAAGAGCAGGCACTTGCCTTCCATGACGGGGAGCGCCCCCTTGGGCCCGATGTCGCCCATCCCCAGCACGCGCGTGCCGTCGCTCACCACCATGATGCGGTTCCACTTGCTCGTGTACTCGTAGGCTTTCTGGGGGTCCGCGGCGATTTCCAGGCAGGGGGCCGAGACGCCGGGGGTGTACCAGATGGCGAAGTCGCTCCAGTCCTTCACGCGGCATCTGAGCGACGTTTCGATCTTGCCCCCATAGAAGGCGTGCAGGCGTATCGCATCCTTCATGGGCTGTTGCGCCTTGGCGAGCAACTCCTCGGCGGTGGCCTTATGCAGAACCTTCGACATGTGGCATCCCCCTTGCCAGCGATGAATGCGTCAAGGAGGGCCGACCCGCCTTTTCGGAGATAGAACCCCTCCTCCGCGCGCAGCCTTGGCCGCGCTGGGAAGGGAAATCCCCAACCAATCTAGCTCCCGGTTCCGGAAGTTTCACTTTTATTTGTCCCGGAGCGGGAAGAAAATCCCATTCCATTTTCGGACCGCCCGCGGATTCTCTCATCCCCCCGCGCTGCGGCCCCCGTCCACCACGATGTGCTGTCCGGTGAGGTAGTCGGAGGCCGGCGAGCATAAGAAGACCGCCGCCCCGGCCACGTCCTCGGGCTCCCCGGCCCGCCCGGCGGGGGTCCGCGCCAGCACCCCGGCCATCTTCCGGGGGTCCTTGAAGAGCCCCTCCGTCATCCCGGTGCGGGTGAGCTGGGGCCCGAGCGCGTTCACCTGGATGTTGTGGGGCGCCCATTCCACCGCGAGCGCCCGCGCCATGGCGGCCACCGCCCCCTTGGCCGCGACATAGGGCGCCTGGTTGGGCACCGCACGCTCGGCCAGGATGGAGGAGATGAAGAGGATCTTCCCGCCCCCGCGCGGGATCATGGCCCGCGCCGCCGCCTGGGCGCAGAGGAAGCCGCCCCGCACGTGCACGGCCATGAGAGCGTCCACCTCCCCGGGCTCGAAGTCCAGCGCGGGCTTCACGAAGAAGAGGCCCGCGCCCGCCACCATGGCGTGGAGGCCGCCGTGGCCCTTCACGACCCCCTCCACCAGGGAGGAGACCGAGGCCGGGTCCGTCACGTCGCAGGCGCGGAACTCCCCGCCCGGGATCGACGATGCGGCCTCCCGCCCCCGCGCCTCGCCGCGGCCCGAGACCACCACCCTCGCCCCCGCCTCCGCCAGCGCGCGGGCGATGGCCAGGCCGATGCCCGCCGTCCCCCCCGTGACGACGGCCGTCCGGCCGCTCAGATCGAACAGGCGCATGGGCGCTCCCTCATGGGCCAGGCACATAACACGGCACGCGCATCATTCCCGGGGACTGCTGCCCGACTGCGAGGCTACCTCGGCCGGATGGAGCACCTGCCGCTGGCGTAGATGACCCCTAGCCCGTCATTCCGAGGGAGCCTGCCCAGGCGGCTTGCCGCCTGGCGGTGGCGGGCACCGCCACCCAAAAAGAGGGCGATCGAAGAATCTGCTTCTTTCATTCGTCGAAGCAAAAAGCGGATTCTTCGCGGAGTTTACCCTGAGTGCAAACGAAGGGCTCGGAATGACGGCATGCCGGCGCATCCTCCCTCACCCCGCCCTCTCCCAAAGGGAGAGGGAGAGAAGCCGTCTTCATCCGCGGGGACGGCGCCACCCGATGCTCCGTAGGGGCGGTTCGCGAACCGCCCCTACGAAATCCGGCATTCAACCGCATCTGTCCCCCTACCTCCCCGCCTCCTGGAGGATCTCGACGAGGATGCCGTCCGGGTCGCGGAAGTAGGCCACCTTGCGCCCGGTGGGGGTGGTCACCGGGTCGCAGGTGAAGGCGAGGCCCTCCGCCTTGAGCCGGCGGAAGACCTCCTCCGTGTCCTTCACCGTGAAGCAGAAGTGGGTGAGGCCCCGGTCGTTCACCCTGTGGCCCCGGGCCTTGTCCTCCCCGGCCGGGCGCTCGAACTGCATCAGTTCCAGGATGTCCCCCCCGACCTTCAGGTGGACGATGCGGAAGCGCGCCCCCTGGAGCTCGAGGAGCCGGTCGATCATCGGGCCTTCAAAATACGTGTCCTGCACCTTCTCCATGCCCAGCACCCCCTGGTAGAGGGCCAGGGAGCGCTCCATGTCCCGGACGCAGATACAGGCGTGGTGGATGTTCTCGATCACGGGCCGCCTCCTCGCGAGGTTTTTTTAGAGGAACTGCCGGCAACTATGCGGAATTGGCCGCAACTGTGCGAACGGGCGCGGGAATATATGGTCCTCCCGGAAAAGCGGCCCCCGGCGCCGCCGGGCCAGCCGCCTCGGCATTGGAGGCCGCGATTTCCTGGCATCCCCCGGAACCCGCCTTGCGGCTTCCGCTTCGGCAACATTTTTTGCCTCGAATATCGGTGAATTTCCTTCGTTCAGGGGCGTTTTTAGAACTTTTCGGCCGCCTTGTTCCGCCCGGCGCGGCGGCCCCGTTCCTTCTCCGGACCGGGCCTCCCCGAATTTTTGGGCTGGAATATCGTGAAATATCGTGAACAGCTCCCCGTGGCGGCTTTCCTCCGAAAAGCCGGGCGCGGCGGCCCCGCCGGGAATATAAGCCCAGGGGCGCCGGGGCCACTTACCCCAATTTCGCGCACCTTCGTGCACAGATAAAAAAGATGTCATTCCGAGCGCCGCAGGCGCGAGGAATCTTCGTCAGCGGCCACGTTCCTAGATTCCTCGCTGCGCTCGGAATGACAACGGGGCCTTCCGCCTCCGTAGGGGCGGCCCCCCGTGGCCGCCCCGCAACGGACGGGGCAGGCATCGAATTAGGGACCCCCGCGCGGCGTGCCGCGCGGGGCGGGGGGGCCTGCCCCTGCGGAATTTTCACCGTCCGTTTCAGCCCCCGAACAGCCGGGCC
The Candidatus Tectomicrobia bacterium DNA segment above includes these coding regions:
- a CDS encoding glucose 1-dehydrogenase — encoded protein: MRLFDLSGRTAVVTGGTAGIGLAIARALAEAGARVVVSGRGEARGREAASSIPGGEFRACDVTDPASVSSLVEGVVKGHGGLHAMVAGAGLFFVKPALDFEPGEVDALMAVHVRGGFLCAQAAARAMIPRGGGKILFISSILAERAVPNQAPYVAAKGAVAAMARALAVEWAPHNIQVNALGPQLTRTGMTEGLFKDPRKMAGVLARTPAGRAGEPEDVAGAAVFLCSPASDYLTGQHIVVDGGRSAGG
- a CDS encoding VOC family protein, whose product is MIENIHHACICVRDMERSLALYQGVLGMEKVQDTYFEGPMIDRLLELQGARFRIVHLKVGGDILELMQFERPAGEDKARGHRVNDRGLTHFCFTVKDTEEVFRRLKAEGLAFTCDPVTTPTGRKVAYFRDPDGILVEILQEAGR